A single Tamandua tetradactyla isolate mTamTet1 chromosome X, mTamTet1.pri, whole genome shotgun sequence DNA region contains:
- the STK26 gene encoding serine/threonine-protein kinase 26 isoform X3 codes for MEYLGGGSALDLLRAGPFDEFQIATMLKEILKGLDYLHSEKKIHRDIKAANVLLSEQGDVKLADFGVAGQLTDTQIKRNTFVGTPFWMAPEVIQQSAYDSKADIWSLGITAIELAKGEPPNSDMHPMRVLFLIPKNNPPTLVGDFSKSFKEFIDACLNKDPSFRPTAKELLKHKFIVKNSKKTSYLTELIDRFKRWKAEGHSDDDSDSESSDSESTTSRENNTHPEWSFTTVRKKPDPKKLQNGAEQDLVQTLSCLSMIITPAFAELKQQDEHNARRNQAIEELEKSIAMAEATCPGITDKMVKKLIEKFQKCSADDSP; via the exons CTGCGAGCTGGGCCGTTTGATGAGTTCCAGATCGCTACCATGCTAAAGGAAATTTTGAAAGGTCTGGACTATCtgcattcagaaaagaaaatccacCGGGACATAAAAG ctgccAATGTGTTGCTTTCAGAACAAGGAGATGTTAAACTTGCTGACTTTGGAGTTGCTGGCCAGCTGACAGACACACAAATTAAGAGAAATACATTTGTGGGGACACCATTTTGGATGGCTCCTGAAGTTATTCAACAGTCGGCTTATGACTCAAAA GCTGACATTTGGTCACTAGGAATCACGGCTATTGAACTAGCCAAGGGAGAGCCACCTAACTCCGATATGCATCCAATGAGAGTTCTGTTTCTTATTCCAAAAAACAATCCCCCAACTCTTGTTGGGGACTTTAGTAAGTCCTTTAAGGAATTTATTGATGCTTGCCTGAACAAAGATCCATCATTT CGTCCTACAGCTAAAGAACTTCTGAAACACAAATTCATTgtaaaaaattcaaagaagactTCTTATCTGACCGAACTGATCGATCGATTTAAGAGATGGAAGGCAGAAGGACACAGTGACGATGACTCAGATTCGGAGAGCTCTGACTC AGAATCCACCACCAGCAGGGAAAATAATACTCATCCTGAATGGAGCTTTACTACTGTGAGAAAGAAGCCTGACCCAAAGAAACTACAGAATGGAGCA GAGCAAGATCTTGTGCAGACTCTGAGCTGTTTGTCTATGATAATCACACCTGCATTTGCCGAA CTTAAACAGCAGGATGAACATAATGCTAGGAGGAATCAGGCAATTGAAGAACTTGAGAAAAGTATTGCTATGGCTGAAGCTACCTGTCCTGGCATCACAGATAAAATGGTGaagaaattaattgaaaaatttcaaaa gTGTTCAGCAGATGATTCCCCCTAA